From a single Methylobacterium oryzae genomic region:
- a CDS encoding ArsR/SmtB family transcription factor gives MRPLFHPAIEDVRPEAILHALADPSRAAIFARIMRAGCVEACSAVSALGDRVIPKSSLSNHFKVLREAGLIRSERHGVEVRNHSRWAEVEARFPGLLMGIINAYAAEAGPAAEAAGPR, from the coding sequence ATGAGACCGCTGTTTCACCCCGCCATCGAGGACGTGCGACCCGAGGCCATCCTGCACGCCCTCGCCGACCCGAGCCGCGCGGCCATCTTCGCCAGGATCATGCGGGCGGGATGCGTCGAGGCCTGCTCGGCCGTGTCGGCGCTCGGGGACCGCGTCATCCCGAAATCCTCGTTGTCCAACCACTTCAAGGTCCTGCGCGAGGCCGGGTTGATCCGCAGCGAGCGTCACGGCGTCGAGGTGCGCAACCATTCCCGCTGGGCCGAGGTGGAGGCGCGCTTTCCCGGCCTGCTGATGGGCATCATCAACGCCTACGCGGCGGAGGCCGGCCCCGCCGCAGAGGCTGCCGGACCGCGATAG
- a CDS encoding lipocalin-like domain-containing protein yields the protein MIRSRWGLAVLAAALVTALAAASTARAEPANQVLGTWRMVSARLDPEGRNAPAYGARPSGLLVFTRDMHFVEVLTDADIPRFASSARGQGTAEENRAAMAGSIGFFGTYTVDADGAFSGNRVEGSTFPNWVGDVRTTEQLRLTVEGDRLSESFRRPDGTRIAITWERVR from the coding sequence ATGATCCGATCGAGATGGGGACTGGCCGTGCTCGCGGCGGCGCTCGTGACAGCGCTCGCGGCGGCATCGACCGCCAGAGCCGAGCCCGCCAACCAAGTGCTGGGGACGTGGCGCATGGTGTCCGCGCGGCTCGATCCGGAGGGGCGCAACGCGCCGGCCTACGGCGCGCGCCCGAGCGGGCTGCTGGTGTTCACGCGCGACATGCACTTCGTCGAGGTGCTCACGGACGCCGACATTCCCCGGTTCGCCTCGAGCGCGCGCGGTCAGGGGACAGCGGAGGAGAACCGGGCGGCCATGGCCGGCAGCATCGGGTTCTTCGGCACCTACACGGTGGACGCCGACGGCGCGTTCAGCGGCAACCGCGTCGAGGGCTCGACCTTCCCGAACTGGGTCGGCGACGTGCGCACGACCGAGCAGCTTCGCCTGACCGTCGAGGGGGACCGGCTGAGCGAGAGCTTCCGGCGCCCGGACGGTACGCGGATCGCCATCACGTGGGAGCGCGTCCGCTGA
- a CDS encoding UDP-glucuronic acid decarboxylase family protein translates to MSDRILITGGGGFIGSHLSERLLEQGHEVLCVDNFFTGRKSNIAHLFDNPRFELIRHDVTHPLFVEVDRIYNLACPASPIHYQFDPVQTTKTSVMGAINMLGLAKRLRVPILQASTSEVYGDPLVHPQPEGYWGNVNPLGPRSCYDEGKRCAETLFFDYHRQHRVSIKVVRIFNTYGPRMHPSDGRVVSNFVVQALRGAPITIFGEGHQTRSFCYVDDLVLGLQAMMATDAEITGPVNLGNSDEFTIRQLAELVVDLSGSRSKLVHAPLPVDDPRQRRPDIALAAQLLDWRPTVPLRDGLMRTIAYFETLLASEPIGPR, encoded by the coding sequence ATGAGCGATCGGATCCTGATCACCGGCGGCGGCGGCTTCATCGGCTCGCACCTCAGCGAGCGCCTGCTGGAGCAGGGCCACGAGGTGCTCTGCGTCGACAATTTCTTCACGGGCCGGAAGAGCAATATCGCCCACCTGTTCGACAATCCGCGCTTCGAGCTCATACGGCACGACGTCACGCACCCGCTCTTCGTCGAGGTGGATCGGATCTACAATCTCGCCTGCCCGGCATCCCCGATCCACTACCAGTTCGACCCGGTCCAGACGACCAAGACCAGCGTCATGGGGGCGATCAACATGCTGGGGCTGGCGAAGCGGCTCCGCGTGCCGATCCTCCAGGCCTCGACCTCGGAGGTTTACGGGGATCCGCTCGTGCACCCGCAGCCCGAGGGCTACTGGGGGAACGTCAATCCCCTCGGCCCGCGCTCCTGCTACGACGAGGGCAAGCGCTGCGCCGAGACCCTGTTCTTCGACTATCACCGACAGCACCGCGTCTCGATCAAGGTGGTGCGAATCTTCAACACCTACGGCCCGCGCATGCATCCCAGCGACGGCCGGGTCGTCTCCAACTTCGTCGTCCAGGCCCTGCGCGGCGCGCCGATCACGATCTTCGGCGAAGGGCATCAAACCCGCTCGTTCTGCTACGTCGACGACTTGGTCCTGGGGCTGCAGGCGATGATGGCCACCGACGCGGAGATCACCGGCCCCGTCAATCTGGGAAACTCGGACGAGTTCACCATCCGGCAGCTCGCCGAACTCGTCGTCGACTTGTCGGGCTCGCGCTCGAAGCTCGTGCACGCCCCGCTGCCGGTGGACGACCCGCGCCAGAGGCGGCCCGACATCGCCCTGGCCGCGCAACTCCTCGACTGGCGCCCGACCGTGCCGTTGCGGGACGGGCTCATGAGAACCATCGCGTATTTCGAGACGCTGCTGGCCTCGGAGCCGATCGGGCCGCGCTGA
- a CDS encoding glucose 1-dehydrogenase yields MSKLAGKVAVVTGASKGIGAGIAKALARDGAAVVVNYASSRAGADAVVAAITSAGGRAVAAQGDVSRASEAQDVIEAAIRAFGRLDVLVNNSGVYEFAAIEEVTEEHYRRQFDVNVLGVLLATRAAAKHLGEGGSIVNVSSAITHVHTPAAAVYAGTKGAVNAISGVLANELAPRKIRVNVVSPGYVVTEGTHAAGISGSEMEAGMVAQTPLGRAGEPDDIATVVAFLASDDARWLTGENITASGGIR; encoded by the coding sequence ATGTCGAAGCTTGCGGGCAAGGTCGCCGTCGTGACCGGGGCATCGAAGGGCATCGGTGCGGGGATCGCCAAGGCGCTGGCGCGGGACGGCGCCGCCGTGGTGGTGAACTACGCGTCCAGCAGGGCAGGGGCCGACGCCGTCGTGGCCGCGATCACGTCCGCCGGCGGCAGGGCCGTCGCGGCCCAGGGCGACGTGTCCCGAGCGTCCGAGGCGCAGGATGTGATCGAGGCCGCGATCCGCGCGTTCGGGCGGCTCGACGTGCTGGTCAACAATTCCGGCGTCTACGAGTTCGCGGCGATCGAGGAGGTCACCGAGGAACACTACCGCCGCCAGTTCGACGTCAACGTGCTCGGCGTCCTGCTGGCGACGCGGGCGGCCGCGAAGCATCTCGGCGAGGGCGGGAGCATCGTGAACGTCTCCTCGGCGATCACGCACGTCCACACGCCGGCGGCGGCGGTCTACGCGGGGACCAAGGGGGCGGTGAACGCCATATCGGGGGTGCTCGCCAACGAGCTGGCCCCGCGCAAGATCCGCGTGAACGTCGTCAGCCCGGGCTACGTGGTGACCGAGGGCACGCACGCGGCCGGGATCTCCGGCTCGGAGATGGAGGCCGGGATGGTCGCGCAGACGCCCCTCGGCCGGGCCGGCGAGCCGGACGACATCGCCACCGTCGTGGCCTTCCTCGCCTCCGACGACGCGCGCTGGCTCACCGGCGAGAACATCACGGCCAGCGGCGGCATCCGCTGA